The window CAACGGTTCGACCGTCGACCGGCTGGTCATTCGCACGTTCAACGACGGCATCGCGCAGGACGAAGCGGCAGCCGACCTGACGGCCAACGACCGCCACCTGCTGCCGCCGCGCACCAGCGTGGAGATGGCCGAGCGGCTGGGCATGTTTGATGACGCCGCCGGCAAAATCAAGGCCGACGCCGCGACCTACCAGCTTATCGTCGACCGCGATGCCGGTGAACTGAACACGCAAACCATCGCTATCGCCGGGCAGGAACCGCGCGACTTCCCGGTGGAGCCGGCTGAGGCGATTGACGCGCTGGTCTATCTGCCCGACGTATTGGCCGAGGGCGCGGCGCTGCGTGGCCTGCCCGGCGCGCCCAATAGCACGATAGCCGGCACTGGGCCGGGGGGCGGCGGCGCGGCGGCCCCCATCGACTACACGCCGCTCAACGACCCCAACCCGCGCCCCGGTTCGGCCACGCTCATCAGTTTCGATGGCGGCGGTGATTGGCAAAGTCGGGTTGGCCTGCGCCTGACATTGGCCGAGCCGGCGGCCGGGCAGACCGATCTGCGGCCGCAGTGGGATGCCGCCAACCGAGTGCTGACCGTCTACCTGCCCAAGGGGCGCACGGCCATCACGCCGTTGAGCAGCTACCTCAGCCCCCGCGGCCTGAAGCTGATGGGCCAATGGGAGTGGCTGCGGCAATATATCGAATTGGTTACCGTGTTCTTGCCGCAGCCGCAATATTTGCAGCCCGGCGCGGCCGTCGATAAGGTCAACCATGTCCTGCAACTGGCGGCCGAGGGCGGGCATTGGATGATCAACCCGCCGGCGCTGCTGACCCTGGTTCATGCCGTGCAGCAGCCGCTCGGCCGGCCGCGCTTCATGCCGCTCAACGTCGATCACGATGATAAGCTGGGCGACGCCGACCCGCTCCACACCGCGCCGGTGCGCGACCGGCAAGACCCGGTGGAGCTGGCCCCCATCACCGCCTGGCGGCGGCTGGGCCAGACCGACGCCTATCTGATGGGCGCGCTGGCCGTGCATGGGGCGGGCAGCGGGCAGATCGATCTGCGCGCCGCCTGGTCGGAGCCGCTCGACGACCCCGCGCAACCGGCGTGGCAACTGGTCGACCGCGCCGCCCACGTCGAGACGATCCCCCTGCCCAATACCAACGAGGCTTATCTCTTCGCGCCGGAGGTCGATCCGCGCGCGGTCGGCTACTATGATCCCGAACACGACCAGATCGTCTTCGTGCGCCTGTGGGATCGCGGCGGGCCGCTCGATCAGGGCTACGGCAACTACTTCTCACAGGCCGCCCCCCGCCACAACTTCAACGACACCAAGCGGCGCAAGGTGGCCTATACCGCCATCGCCTCTTCGCGCTACCGCGAGTATTTCCCGACCGACGCGCAGCAAGCCGAGGCCGGGTTGCCGCCGCTGGATTTCACTCGCCACAGCGAGCCGATCATGGTCGATGTGCCGGCGAGCGAGCGGCCGGTGGCCCCGTCGGTGGCCTACGTCCTGCCCACGTTCGGCTGGCAGCGGCAGACCGACACCAACATGAAGCGCAGCGTGCGTTTTGGCGGCGGCTTGCGCGTCTATCTGGAGCGGCCGTGGTTCTCGTCGGGCGAGGGGGAACTGCTGGGCGTGGCCCTGTGGAGCGGCAGCAACGGCCCGCTCAACGAGGCCAACCGCGACAAATACAAGGCCTACTTCACCCAATGGGGCATGGACCCCATCTGGAAGACGGCCGACCTGAACTACGCGCCGGGCACGTATCATTTTCCCGACCGGGTGGCCGAGGATTTCAACGTCTCGCTGGAGGAGAGCGCGGCGCGGCTGATCAGTGGCCAACCGGGCCGGGTCAACGTGGCCGGCTTCCCGGTGGAGTATGATCCCGAACGCCGCTTGTGGTTCGCCGATTTGAACATCGAGACCGGCGACACCTACATGCCTTTTGTGCGACTGGCCCTGGCGCGCTATCAGCCGCACGCGCTGGTGGACGCGCAGATTTCGCGCGTGGTGCTGGCCGACTTCGCCCAATTGACGCCGGATCGCTCGGTGTTGATCACCGTCGATCCCGGCGCGCCGCGCCAGTTGCGGGTGGTGGTGTCGGGCGTGGCTCCCATTGGGCCGCGGGCCGTGGTGAAGGCCGATCCGCCGCCGCCGCAGACCGCCGCCCGGCCAACGCAAATCCGCGTGCGCGCCCAGCGCCACGGCCCGACGGCCTCCGACCTCGATTGGGAGGACGTGGCCGACCCGCAGGCGGCCCTGGTCACCCCGCTGTTCGATGTCGTCCACCCCTCGAATCAGGATTTGGCGATGTGGGGCGGGCTGGTCACCTTCGGCCCGCAGGCCGGGCAGGGGCGCTACCGGCTGCTCATCGAGGAGCATGAGTACATCTCCTCCGACTACACGCTGCCGGACGGCAATGCCGTGGCCCAGGCCGGGCGGCTCATCTTCGCCGAGACGGTGGAGGTGGATGAAGTGTTGTTGCCGCTCACGTAGACGGCGGACGACGGACGACAGACCACGGTACATCTGCCCGCCTCGCGTCCCGGTTGGCCGGGCATGGCCGCCTGTGCTATGCTTGCGTCCATTCTCTGAGGTCTTGACTCATCAATGCTCTATCCTCTGGGCTGGGCGCTGCTCGCTTTTTTATGTGGCTCATTGCCGTTCTCCGTTTGGCTACCCCGACTGGCGGGCGGCCGGGACGCGCGGCAGTTCGGCGACGGCAACCCCGGCGCGACCAACGCGTTCCGGGCCGGCGGCGCGGGCGTGGGCCTGGCGGTGTTGCTGCTCGACATCAGCAAGGCCGCCGCGCCGGTGGGGATGGCCTACTTTCAATTCGGCTGGCGCGGCTGGCCGATGCTCCTCATCGCCACAGCCCCCGTGCTGGGCCATGCCTTCTCCCCCTTCCTGCGCTTTCGCGGCGGCAAGGCGCTGGCCCCGGCGTTCGGCGCGTGGATTGGCCTGACGCTGTGGCAGTTGTCGCTGCCGGTGCTGCTGCTTGTGCTGCTGTGGCGGGCGGCGCTCGACGTGGACGGCTGGGCGGTGCTGCTGGCCCTCGCGTCGCTGCTGGTCATCATCCTCGTCTGGCAGCCTGAGCTGCTGTTCCTGGCCGTGCTGGCCGGGCAGATGGTGATCCTGGCCTACACCCATCGCGCCGGGCTGCGCCGGCGGCCACACTGGCGGCTGGGGCGCGGCCGACCGTCCGCCGGTTGAGCCGCCGCCCATGTTCCAACACTCCCTGATTTACGATCTCATCGCCTTCCAGGCTGTCCTGTGGCTGATCGCGCTGAGTAACACCTGGGTACTGCGCCGGGCCAGACGGCACGCCCCCCCGGCCCATCTGCCGCGCGTCTCCGTCCTCGTGCCCGCCCGCAACGAGGAAGCCAACATCGAGCGCTGCGTGGCGTCGCTTCTGGCCCAGGATTACCCCGATTTCGAGGTGCTGGTGCTGGATGACGAATCGACCGACGGCACGGGCTGCATCCTGGCGAGACTGGCGGCGGCCGACCCCCGGCTGCGCGTGCTGTCCGGCCGGCCGCTGGAGGCGGGCTGGCGGGGCAAGAACTGGGCCTGCGCCCAACTGGCGGCCCAGGCCAACGGCGAACTGCTCTTCTTCACCGACGCCGACACCCACCACCAGCCCCAGACGTTGCGCGCCTTCGCCACGGCGCTCATCGGCGAAGGGGCTGACCTGTTGGGCGGTTTCCCGCGCCAGGAGGTGGAAACGCTGGGCGAGCAGTTCATCGTGCCCTTCTTCTCGTGGGTCGTCTACTGCTTCACGCCCTTGGCGCTGGGCTACCGGCTGCGATTCCCGGCCCTGTCCACGGCCGTGGGCCAGGCGCTGCTGTTTCGCCGCGCCGCCTACGAGGGCATCGGCGGCCACCGCGCCGTGCGCGCCGCCATCGTCGAAGACCTGGCCCTGGCGCGGCAGATCAAGGCCCACGGCTACAACTGGCGCATGATGCGCCTGACCGATCTGGTCGCCTGCCGCATGTACCGCACCGGCGGAGAGGCGGCGGCGGGGCTGTCCCGAAACCTGTTCGCCGCCTTTGACTTCCGGGTTATCCCCTATGTATTCGCCTGGGCGTGGCTATTGGTCATGTTCCTGGCCCCCTTTCTGGCCCTGGGTCGCCACGCCCTAGGCCAACCGGTGGACGCGCCCGTGGCCGCCATCCTCGTCTGCATTGGGCTGGCGTTGGGCTTGTGGCTGTTCGTCTACCGGCAACTGGGCTTGCCTTTGCGGCTGGCCCCGCTCTATCCGTTCACGATGCTGGTCATGGTCGGCGTCGCCTGGCGTTCGTTGTGGCTGGGGTTGCGGGGGCGGTTGGAGTGGAAGGGGCGGGGGATGGGGGGGGTGAGGGTTAGATTGTTTTGAGACCGCCGGCGGCCGAAAGAAAAACGCCAAGACGCCAAAGACGCAAAGGATGAAGAAAATCTTTGCGTCCTTTGCGCCTTGGCGTCTTTGCGTTAATTCTTTCAGCGGTCGGCTAGTTCATCGCAAACCCGTCGATCTTATACTTCGGGTTGCTGAAGCCGTGCTGCGCGCCCTGCCAGAACCGATCGACCGTGGCGCAGGCGCTATTGCTGCCCGTGGTCGGCCCGACGCAGCGGCCGATATCGTAGGTATTGACCGTCAGCGCCCCAAACACCCACTTCTTGTCCGGCGCGAAGAGGATGTCGCCCGTGGCCGGGTCGATGCCCGCCGCCACCATGTCGCCCAACTTGGGCAGCGCGTCGCTGCTGTCGAAGTAGAGGTTCCACGTCCCAGCCGTGGTCGCCCCCAACTGGGTCGCGTCGAAGCGCAGTAAATCCTCGTCGGCCGCTTTGAGGGTCCCGGCCGGGCCGGTGACGCTGGCCCCGCCGCCGGTACTGAGCACCAGGTCGCCGTCCGGCGTAAAGGCGATGGCGTCGATCTTCTCGCCGCCCTTGGTCAGCTCCACGTCCGAGCCGTCGAACCAGATGGCGAACGCGCCGGCCGTCGTTGCGCCGGTGCTTGTGGGCGTGAAGCGTAGGATGTCGGAGTCGTCGGCGGTGACGTTGAGCAAGCCGGGGAGATTCTTCATTGGCTTGTCGAGGCTCATGAGGATGTCGTCGTTATCGAGAAATTCGAAGGCGCTGACGTCGGCTTTGGTTAGGCCGACGTCGGAGCCGTCGAAGAAGAGGCTCCACGTGCCGGCTGATTCGTCGTAGGTGAGGATGTCTTCGTCTTCGTAGGTTGTGCCGGAGAGAGTTAGTTTGGCAGTGGGAGAGAGATAGATGACCGAGGGCGCGGGCGGCGTCAGGATCGCCGGAGCGCCTGGGTCGGTGATGATGCCGTTGGCGGTCAAGTCGCTGTCGCCCCGTTGGCCATCCACGAAGTGGAGCACGATTTTGTCCGGCAGAATCTCCGCGCCGGTCGTGCCGTCGTAGAGGAATTCGTACCAGTGGTCGGTGGATATGTCAGGCGTAGGGCCGAATTTGTAGTAGGAATTGGCCGTTACGCCGCCTTCGAGGAAAATTTCCACCGTGGTCGCCGCGCCGTTCGCCAGCCCATCCATTCCGAATTCCAAAAAGCCGGCCGGGAACTCGGCGTCAGGTGGTTCCGTGCCGGGGGCAGGGTTGTCGATGGCCGCGACATCGGTTAATTCGATGCCGGCCGGTGCCGCCAGGGTGACGTACTCGCTATCAGAGCTATTGGGTAGGGAAGTGACATTCGCTTGTTGGCTGTCGGGTGTGCCGTCGTTGTTGCCGTCGCCGTTGTTGGGGGCGGCGTTTTCGGTGGCTTCCGACGTTCCATCGTCGTCTTTATCACAAAATGATAATAGCGAATGGACAAACACATCCTTTATTGTTCCATTTATATCGTCATCAATTAGGCTGCTTGCCTCCGAAGAAAACGCGACGTAACATCCATCTGCTGAAATCGAGGGTTCATAGGATCCCCCATTTCCCTGTGTTCGGTTGGTGTGTAGGGAAACAAGTGTTGTTTGACCGGTTTCGAGATCGTGGACAAAGACATCGCTATCGTTATTGTCATCTACGGCAATAAGGTTAGAAGCGTCGGAAAAAAAGGCAACATA is drawn from Candidatus Promineifilum breve and contains these coding sequences:
- a CDS encoding glycerol-3-phosphate acyltransferase; its protein translation is MLYPLGWALLAFLCGSLPFSVWLPRLAGGRDARQFGDGNPGATNAFRAGGAGVGLAVLLLDISKAAAPVGMAYFQFGWRGWPMLLIATAPVLGHAFSPFLRFRGGKALAPAFGAWIGLTLWQLSLPVLLLVLLWRAALDVDGWAVLLALASLLVIILVWQPELLFLAVLAGQMVILAYTHRAGLRRRPHWRLGRGRPSAG
- a CDS encoding glycosyltransferase; translated protein: MFQHSLIYDLIAFQAVLWLIALSNTWVLRRARRHAPPAHLPRVSVLVPARNEEANIERCVASLLAQDYPDFEVLVLDDESTDGTGCILARLAAADPRLRVLSGRPLEAGWRGKNWACAQLAAQANGELLFFTDADTHHQPQTLRAFATALIGEGADLLGGFPRQEVETLGEQFIVPFFSWVVYCFTPLALGYRLRFPALSTAVGQALLFRRAAYEGIGGHRAVRAAIVEDLALARQIKAHGYNWRMMRLTDLVACRMYRTGGEAAAGLSRNLFAAFDFRVIPYVFAWAWLLVMFLAPFLALGRHALGQPVDAPVAAILVCIGLALGLWLFVYRQLGLPLRLAPLYPFTMLVMVGVAWRSLWLGLRGRLEWKGRGMGGVRVRLF